GGCCTTTGTCAAGGCGCCCCCGTGACCGGGGGCGCATCGCTGTTTTTGGCTAGGCCTGGGATAGCGCCGCCTCGTCGCTCACTTCGGGAGCGGGGGCGACATCCCCCGGCGTGGGGCAGAAGGTCTCTTTCATCAGGCTGACCAGCTTGAGAATCTTGCAGTCGCCAACGCTATAAAAGACCTGATTGCCTTCACGTCGAGAGGAGAGAATCCCCTTGTCGCGCATCATGGTTAGATGTTGAGAAACGTTGCTTTGGGAGGTTCCCACCGCCTCGACCAGCTGCTGGACGTTGAATTCTTGCTCGCCCAGCACATCGACGATGCGCAGGCGGATCGGATGGGCGAGTGCCTTCATGCAGCGGCTGGCGCGGGTTAGGTTTTCTTCGGAGATCATGACTGCCCCCTAGGAGCGTGGGCGAACATCCAAGTTCTAATATTAGAAGAAACTAATATACGGGATAAAATAGCGGTGTCAACAGGGGGAGGGGGGGGACCGAAGGGCTCCGTCCCCCCCCTTCTTGCATTAGGCGTGCTCGCCCACGAACTGGCTCAGAGCCGATTTTTGCAGGGCGCCGATCTTGGTGGCGGCGACCTGACCACCCTTGAAGATCATCAGGGTGGGGATGGAGCGCACACCGTAGTTGCGGGCGGCATCCTGGTTTTCGTCGATGTTGATTTTGACCACCTTCACCTTGCCGGCGTACTCCTCGGAAACCGCATCCAGGTGGGGGGCGATCATCTTGCAGGGGCCGCACCATTCGGCCCAGAAGTCGACCAGAACCGGGACTTCGCTGTTGAGGACTTCGCCTTGAAACTGGGCGTCGGTGATGTGTTGAACGCTCATGAGAACAACCTCCGTGAAACAAGGATCATGGACCGGGGCGGCTCCCCGAATCCGGTTGAAAAGGGCTTCGAGAGATCGAGGGATGCTAAAGCAACCCAGGGTTGAAATCGAACCTTTCGATCAAGGACGAGGCGGGCCGCCATAGCAAGGATCTAGCCAAAACCGCCCATTAGCCGCGCCACCGTTGCCGCAGCAACCCGCCCCCCCGAGGGGTCGAGTGGGGGGTAGCGGGTGGAGCAAGACGTTGCCAGGGCCAGCGCGGTTCCCCAGCGGCCTGCGGCAAACGATTCAAGGTCGAGCAGGGCGCTCGGGGCGTGGTTCTGCAACCAACCGTGCAACATCGGGTATTCGGGGAATCCTCTTCGGGGCAGATAAACCACCGGGCACCCCGCCTGCCACGCCTCGCTGAGCACCCCATAGCCCGGTTTGGTGACCACCGCGTCGGCGGCCAGCAACAAATCGGGGGTGGCAAACGGTTGGTCGATACTCACCCGCAACACGTTGGGAGGTAGGGGATCGGGGGCCAGCTGGGTAGGCAGGGCGAGACTCCATCCCTCGATGTGGGCCAGCCCGGCCAGTTCGAAGGGGGGCTGGCCGGTGCCGCCAAACAGCACCAACGCAACCTTCTCACCCTCGCCCCACCCCAGGGCATCACGCACCGTTTTTCGGTTGTGGTGGGGGGAACGAACCAGCAGGGGGATGGAGCGGTTGTCGAGAAAATCGACGGATGGCAACGACAGCGGCGGGCTCAGACGCAGGTCGCAGTCGCGGTGGGCCTGGGCGATGCGTGCGACCCAGGGGTCCACATCTCCCCAACGGGAGCGGTAGATGACCCCCCAATCGAGGCTGGCCAGGGCGAGCGAGGCAATTCCGAGGCGGCGGGCGACCGGAAAGGCCAGGGGGCTGATGTTCGAAACCACGATCTCGGGTTTAAGCGGGGCCAGTCGGGCCACCTCGGCGTCGATTCGCTCCTGCCAAGGTCCAAAAAAGGACTCGACAGCGCTTCGCGTGGCTCCCCAGTCCTCATCAATGGCCGAGCGCTGCACCACCCCGACATCGACCGGTCCGGGCAGAATCTTCAGATTCAGATTGGGGAGGGCGCAGTGCAGCAGATCGGCAGGGAGTTCGGTGCGCAGAAGGATCTCAAAATCCGGCAGCAGCCGACCGAGCTCAAGCAACATAGGGACGGTTTGGGAGAGGTGGCCGTAGCCGTGGCCAGAAAGGTAGAGCGCGATGCGACGGGGGGTGGGGATCAAAAAGTTACTCGCCCCAGCATAGGGTGTTGAAGATCCAGGCCTCCCCCTTATGGCCGGGCACATCGACCTGGAGCCATTGACCCTTTTTTTTCACGATGGTCAGCATTACCCCCCGATTGGTCTTGGCCACAATGTCGAAGTTGGTGCCGGGGCCGCTCCGCAGATTGACGTTGTCCGAGGTGACGATGAGCGCATGGTTGGGGCCGACCAACGATTGGGCGACCCAGCCACCGTCCCCTTCGAAATCGACCACCCGGATCCAATCGCCCCGCTCCTCGACCACTTGAAGCGGGTACCCCTGCACCGGCAGGTTCCACAGGATCGAATGCTCGGTGGAGGGGCCGGACCGCAGGTTGACCCCCGCGGTGGCGGTGGCGACGAAGGGGGCGGCCCAGGCGCTCACCGGCAGCGCCATCAGCAGTAGCCACATCGTTAGGGGGCGCAGCAACTTCTTCACGTCGGGTTCTCCTGCTCGAAGGCGTCGAGGTAGCGTTGGTAGTGGGCTGAAAACAGGGTTTCAAGCCGCGCAATCAAGGCCGGGTGCTCCTCGCTGGGGGTACTCATCGCCTGCATCATGATCTCGCTGGCCGGTCCCAGCAGTTTCTCGGGGGGGAGCATCGGGTAGCTGCGCCGCAGTCGCTGCATCGCCGCCAAGACCTTCTCGCCCTCGGGGGAGGCTTCGGGCTGTGGCTCGACGGGGCGCGGCACCCCTTGCGTCTGTCCCCCTTGGCCCAGTAACTCGCGCACGGTGCGCTGCACCAGCCTGCGCTGTTCGGGGTTCAGGGCGAGCAGATCGCGCAGCAGGGTTTCGAACGAGTCGTCGGCCATCACAATACCCATCCCACCAAACGTCCCACGAAATAAAGTCCCACCCCCAGCGCCGCCAACATCACCCCCCAGCGCAGCACCCGCAGCATCACCGGGATCACCCTGGGATCCTTGGCC
The genomic region above belongs to Proteobacteria bacterium CG1_02_64_396 and contains:
- a CDS encoding thioredoxin; this encodes MSVQHITDAQFQGEVLNSEVPVLVDFWAEWCGPCKMIAPHLDAVSEEYAGKVKVVKINIDENQDAARNYGVRSIPTLMIFKGGQVAATKIGALQKSALSQFVGEHA
- a CDS encoding transcriptional regulator; this translates as MKALAHPIRLRIVDVLGEQEFNVQQLVEAVGTSQSNVSQHLTMMRDKGILSSRREGNQVFYSVGDCKILKLVSLMKETFCPTPGDVAPAPEVSDEAALSQA